The proteins below come from a single Esox lucius isolate fEsoLuc1 chromosome 7, fEsoLuc1.pri, whole genome shotgun sequence genomic window:
- the cnga2b gene encoding cyclic nucleotide-gated cation channel, whose protein sequence is MTGQVADRDLSPNRLSVKSTMEEEPERGRADSTLSRVPSACGQDNDDTSSELARVAELDRGNNSRNSLRGRGALSRLVSLVVILREWAHRSLLEEEERPDSFLERFRGPELRTAPSRVSNTQPDANGKTKGMFRKKWEVFIVSPSDDMYYRWLFVIATAVLYNWIFIVARACFNQLQTSNYICWLVLDYLSDFVYILDTCVRLRTGFLEQGLLVKDLSKLRDSYIRTFQFKLDVVSILPTDLAYIITGIHTPELRFNRLLHFPRMFEFFDRTETRTNYPNIFRICNLVLYILVIIHWNACIYFAISKSLGFGSDTWVYPNISNPEYSSLTRGYVYCLYWSTLTLTTIGEMPQPVRDEEYLFVVFDFLVGVLIFATIVGNVGSMIANMNATRAEFQARIDAIKHYMHFRRVSKELEARVIKWFDYLWTNKKAVDEQEVLKNLPNKLQAEIAINVHLETLKKVRIFQDCEAGLLVELVLKLRPQVYSPGDYICRKGDIGKEMYIIKEGKLAVVADDGVTQYALLTSGSCFGEISILNIQGSKMGNRRTANIRSIGYSDLFCLSKDDLMEAVTEYPDAKKVLEERGKEILMKEGLLDENAESGRLGGEDTEEKVERLESSLDTLQTRFARLLSEYTATQQRLKRRITNLERQLCHTGCGTLSEADFSDVEEEAGAGTAN, encoded by the exons ATGACAGGCCAGGTGGCTGACAGGGACCTGTCCCCGAACCGTCTCTCGGTGAAGTCCACCATGGAGGAGGagccagagagggggagagctgACAGTACTCTGAGCAG AGTGCCATCAGCATGTGGTCAGGATAACGATGACACTTCCTCAGAGCTGGCACGGGTGGCCGAACTCGACAGGGGAAACAACTCCAGGAACTCTCTTCGAGGACGGGGTGCTCTGTCTAG gtTGGTGAGTTTGGTGGTGATTCTGAGGGAGTGGGCACACAGGAGCCTTCTAGAGGAGGAGGAGCGACCAGACTCTTTCTTGGAACGCTTCCGTGGCCCTGAGCTAAGGACTGCCCCTAGTCGTGTCAGCAATACCCAGCCTGACGCTAATGGAAAGACCAAAGGGATGTTTAG GAAGAAATGGGAAGTGTTCATTGTGTCTCCGTCAGATGACATGTACTACCGCTGGCTGTTTGTTATTGCTACTGCTGTTCTCTACAACTGGATCTTCATTGTGGCTAG AGCATGCTTTAACCAACTGCAGACAAGCAATTACATCTGCTGGTTGGTGCTGGACTATCTTTCAGACTTCGTGTACATCTTGGACACCTGTGTCAGACTTCGTACAG GGTTTCTGGAGCAGGGTTTGCTTGTGAAAGACCTCTCCAAGCTGAGGGACAGCTATATCCGCACATTTCAGTTCAAGCTGGATGTGGTGTCCATTCTACCCACTGACCTGGCTTACATAATAACAGGAATCCACACCCCAGAGCTCCGATTCAACCGCCTGCTGCACTTCCCCCGCATGTTTGAGTTCTTTGATCGCACTGAGACACGCACCAACTACCCCAACATCTTCCGCATCTGTAACTTAGTGCTCTACATCCTGGTCATCATTCACTGGAATGCTTGCATTTACTTTGCTATTTCAAAGTCCCTCGGGTTTGGCTCTGATACCTGGGTATACCCCAACATCTCCAACCCTGAGTACAGCTCACTGACCCGGGGCTACGTCTACTGCCTGTACTGGTCCACTCTCACCCTCACCACTATTGGAGAGATGCCCCAACCTGTAAGGGATGAGGAGTATCTTTTTGTGGTCTTTGACTTCCTTGTTGGGGTGCTGATCTTCGCCACCATTGTGGGTAATGTTGGCTCCATGATTGCCAACATGAATGCCACGCGTGCAGAGTTTCAGGCCCGAATTGATGCCATCAAACACTACATGCACTTTCGCCGGGTCAGCAAGGAGCTGGAGGCACGCGTAATTAAGTGGTTTGACTACCTTTGGACTAATAAAAAAGCAGTGGACGAGCAGGAAGTGTTGAAGAACTTGCCCAACAAATTGCAGGCCGAGATTGCCATCAATGTGCACCTGGAGACCCTGAAGAAAGTGCGTATCTTTCAGGACTGTGAGGCTGGACTGTTGGTGGAGCTGGTGCTGAAACTCCGTCCACAGGTCTACAGTCCAGGGGACTACATCTGCCGCAAAGGAGACATAGGGAAGGAGATGTACATcatcaaagaggggaagctggCAGTGGTGGCTGACGATGGGGTGACACAGTATGCCCTTCTCACCTCCGGCAGCTGCTTCGGAGAGATAAGTATCCTCAACATCCAGGGCAGCAAAATGGGCAACCGTAGGACGGCCAATATCCGCAGCATCGGTTACTCTGACCTCTTCTGCCTCTCTAAGGATGACCTGATGGAGGCAGTGACTGAGTACCCTGACGCCAAGAAGGtgctggaggagagggggaaggagatcCTAATGAAGGAGGGCCTGCTAGATGAGAATGCAGAAAGTGGCAGACTCGGTGGGGAGGACACTGAGGAGAAAGTGGAGAGGCTGGAGTCCTCGCTGGATACCCTGCAGACACGCTTTGCGCGCCTCCTCAGTGAGTACACGGCAACGCAGCAGCGTCTGAAGCGGCGCATCACCAACCTTGAGCGGCAGCTTTGCCACACGGGCTGCGGGACTCTATCAGAGGCAGACTTCTCAGACGTAGAGGAAGAAGCTGGGGCAGGCACTGCAAACTGA